One stretch of Roseibium sp. HPY-6 DNA includes these proteins:
- a CDS encoding ABC transporter substrate-binding protein, translated as MIARCILFVMILVFAGAAQAADFRVSFINPGGNDGFWGEVSRTMTAAADDLNIDLEILNADRQPYGMEMVLKQRLEKGDLPDYFILVNEYQSAARLLHLLDGTSSKVLFLLNTLTRTQRSLLEARGIDLRRVIASIAPDNENAGYEMALSLIEKRRGMRAGEKKIRLLALTGDTSTPSGLLRETGMQRAVAENPDVELLHAIPVDWNEEVAFARTKDVLARTQVDAIWGATDAIAFGARKAAVERGLTAGEDVLFAGLNWSKRAMEAIARREMTMSHGGDVFAGAWAIVLLRDHFFRTSKGEVYVDVRFKMSPITPANVDDYLEHLGDGNWRKIDFGRFCKTRTGRSNYDFSAAAILRAADAGDAKRSQ; from the coding sequence ATGATCGCAAGGTGTATTCTGTTTGTGATGATTCTGGTTTTTGCCGGAGCCGCTCAAGCTGCCGACTTCCGGGTAAGTTTCATCAATCCGGGCGGCAATGACGGTTTTTGGGGCGAAGTCTCCAGGACGATGACGGCGGCCGCAGACGACCTGAACATTGATCTGGAAATCCTGAATGCCGACAGACAGCCATACGGCATGGAGATGGTCCTGAAGCAGCGCCTGGAAAAAGGCGATCTGCCTGATTACTTCATCCTCGTGAACGAATATCAGTCGGCCGCCAGACTGCTGCATCTGCTTGATGGTACGTCAAGCAAGGTGCTTTTCCTCTTGAACACGCTCACACGGACGCAGAGATCGCTCCTTGAGGCGCGTGGAATTGATCTGCGCCGGGTAATTGCGTCAATTGCGCCGGACAATGAAAACGCCGGCTACGAGATGGCGCTTTCACTCATCGAAAAGAGGAGAGGTATGCGCGCCGGCGAGAAGAAGATCCGACTGCTTGCTTTAACCGGGGACACCTCGACGCCATCGGGACTCCTGCGCGAAACCGGCATGCAGCGTGCCGTCGCCGAAAATCCGGATGTTGAGCTCCTGCACGCTATTCCCGTGGACTGGAACGAAGAGGTTGCTTTTGCAAGAACCAAAGACGTTTTGGCGCGCACGCAGGTCGATGCAATCTGGGGCGCAACAGACGCTATCGCCTTCGGGGCTCGCAAAGCCGCTGTAGAACGCGGACTAACCGCTGGGGAAGATGTCCTCTTTGCCGGTTTGAACTGGTCGAAACGCGCCATGGAAGCCATTGCACGCCGCGAGATGACGATGTCTCATGGCGGTGACGTTTTTGCCGGTGCCTGGGCGATTGTCTTGCTGCGGGATCATTTCTTCCGCACCTCGAAGGGTGAGGTCTATGTCGACGTGCGATTCAAGATGTCCCCGATAACACCTGCCAACGTCGATGACTATCTGGAGCACCTGGGTGACGGAAACTGGCGCAAGATAGATTTTGGCCGTTTCTGCAAGACCAGAACCGGCAGGAGCAACTACGACTTTTCCGCCGCAGCGATCCTGCGGGCTGCAGATGCGGGCGACGCGAAGCGCTCGCAATAA
- a CDS encoding ABC transporter substrate-binding protein: MRKYLLSAVAAGAVLAGAGSAFADEAAAKKWIDQEFQPSVLNKDEQLAEMQWFINAAEPFNGMEINVLSEGIPTHSYESEVLAKAFEEITGIKVNHQILGEGEVVQAVQTQMQTGRNLYDAYVNDSDLIGTHSRLQLAYNLTDWMEGNGKDVTNPGLDLDDFMGTQFTTGPDGDLYQLPDQQFANLYWFRKDWFDREDLKTAFKEKYGYDLGVPVNWSAYEDIAEFFSNDVKEIDGVTIYGHMDYGKRAPDLGWRMTDAWLSMAGAGDKGEPNGIPVDEWGIRMEAGSCNPVGASVSRGGAANGPAAVYAIRKWDEWLRNYAPPGAASFDFYQSLPALSQGNVAQQIFWYTAFTADMVKPKSEGNNTVDDEGTPLWRMAPSPHGPYWEEGQKVGYQDVGSWTILKSTPEDRAKAAWLYAQFVVSKTVDTKKSHVGLTFIRDSTVNHESFTERAPKLGGLVEFYRSPDRVAWSPTGVNVPDYPKLAQIWWQQIGDVNSGAFTPQEAMDRLAEEMDIVMARMQQADERANVYGGCGPRLNEPQDAAFWLEKPGAPKAKLENEKPQGQTVNYDDLVARWSQN, translated from the coding sequence ATGCGTAAGTATCTACTCTCCGCAGTTGCAGCCGGTGCTGTACTTGCGGGAGCAGGGTCCGCTTTTGCCGATGAAGCAGCGGCAAAGAAGTGGATCGATCAGGAGTTCCAGCCGTCCGTGCTGAACAAGGATGAGCAGCTTGCCGAGATGCAGTGGTTCATCAATGCGGCTGAACCGTTCAACGGCATGGAAATCAATGTTCTGTCCGAAGGTATTCCGACACACTCTTATGAGTCGGAAGTTCTTGCCAAGGCATTTGAAGAAATTACGGGCATCAAGGTCAATCACCAGATCCTCGGCGAAGGTGAAGTTGTCCAGGCCGTGCAGACACAAATGCAGACCGGCCGGAACCTTTACGATGCGTATGTCAACGACTCCGACTTGATCGGCACGCACTCGCGGCTCCAGCTGGCCTACAATTTGACCGACTGGATGGAGGGCAACGGCAAGGACGTTACCAACCCGGGTCTCGATCTTGACGATTTCATGGGCACCCAGTTCACAACCGGTCCAGACGGTGATCTCTATCAGCTGCCCGACCAGCAGTTCGCAAACCTTTACTGGTTCCGCAAGGACTGGTTTGACCGTGAAGACCTCAAGACGGCCTTCAAGGAAAAGTACGGTTATGATCTCGGTGTGCCGGTCAACTGGTCGGCCTACGAAGACATCGCCGAGTTCTTCTCCAACGACGTGAAGGAAATCGACGGCGTCACGATTTACGGTCACATGGACTACGGCAAGCGCGCTCCGGATCTCGGCTGGCGCATGACCGATGCATGGCTGTCGATGGCCGGCGCGGGGGACAAAGGCGAGCCGAACGGCATTCCGGTTGATGAATGGGGCATCCGCATGGAAGCGGGGTCCTGTAATCCGGTCGGTGCATCCGTGTCTCGCGGTGGTGCGGCCAACGGACCTGCGGCTGTCTACGCGATCCGCAAATGGGACGAGTGGCTGCGCAACTACGCGCCTCCTGGTGCTGCCAGCTTCGACTTCTACCAGTCCCTTCCGGCGCTCAGCCAGGGTAACGTTGCCCAGCAGATCTTCTGGTACACTGCGTTTACTGCCGACATGGTGAAGCCGAAGTCGGAAGGTAACAACACGGTGGATGACGAAGGCACACCACTTTGGCGGATGGCTCCGAGCCCGCATGGTCCTTACTGGGAAGAAGGCCAGAAGGTCGGCTACCAGGACGTGGGTTCCTGGACGATCCTCAAGTCGACCCCGGAAGATCGCGCCAAAGCTGCATGGCTCTATGCACAGTTCGTTGTCTCAAAGACCGTCGACACCAAGAAAAGCCACGTAGGTCTGACGTTCATCCGCGACAGCACGGTGAACCACGAGTCCTTTACCGAGCGTGCTCCGAAACTCGGTGGTCTGGTCGAATTCTACCGTTCGCCTGACCGTGTGGCCTGGTCTCCGACAGGCGTCAACGTTCCGGACTATCCGAAGCTGGCCCAGATCTGGTGGCAGCAGATCGGTGACGTGAACTCAGGTGCGTTCACGCCGCAGGAAGCCATGGACCGACTTGCCGAAGAGATGGACATCGTGATGGCCCGCATGCAGCAGGCTGACGAACGCGCTAATGTCTACGGCGGCTGCGGACCGCGTCTGAACGAACCGCAAGACGCAGCCTTCTGGCTCGAGAAGCCGGGTGCGCCGAAGGCGAAACTCGAAAACGAGAAGCCGCAAGGCCAGACAGTGAACTACGACGACCTCGTCGCTCGCTGGTCTCAAAACTAA
- a CDS encoding sugar ABC transporter permease, whose product MKTQNQRAWLFVTPVLILVAFNALIPMMTVVNYSVQETFGDNLFFWQGLDWFEQVLTSERFHNALGRQFLFTFLILIIEVPLGIAIALAMPKKGPWVPFCLVTMALPMLIPWNVVGAMWNIFTLPDIGLLGYFMNHTLGLSYDMTQDPFAAWVTIIVMDVWHWTSLVVLLAYAGLVSIPNAYYQAAEIDGASNWAVFRFIQLPKMKTVLTIAILLRFMDSFNIYTEPFVLTGGGPGNSTTLLSIDLVKIALGQFDLGPAAAMSLIYFAITLFVSWLFYTLMTLNDNKN is encoded by the coding sequence ATGAAGACGCAAAATCAACGTGCCTGGCTGTTTGTCACGCCGGTCCTGATACTGGTGGCGTTCAACGCGCTCATCCCGATGATGACCGTGGTGAACTACTCGGTTCAGGAAACCTTCGGCGACAACCTGTTCTTCTGGCAGGGGCTGGACTGGTTCGAGCAGGTCCTGACTTCGGAGCGTTTTCACAATGCGCTCGGACGGCAGTTCCTGTTCACGTTCCTGATCCTGATCATTGAGGTTCCGCTTGGCATCGCGATTGCGCTTGCCATGCCGAAAAAGGGCCCATGGGTTCCGTTCTGCCTCGTGACGATGGCGTTGCCCATGTTGATCCCTTGGAATGTTGTCGGTGCCATGTGGAACATCTTCACGCTGCCCGATATCGGCCTGCTCGGCTACTTCATGAACCACACGTTGGGACTGTCCTATGACATGACGCAGGATCCGTTTGCGGCCTGGGTCACCATTATTGTCATGGACGTCTGGCACTGGACGTCACTCGTGGTGCTGCTTGCATATGCGGGGTTGGTGTCTATCCCCAACGCCTATTACCAGGCCGCGGAAATCGACGGCGCCTCCAACTGGGCGGTCTTCCGGTTCATTCAGCTACCGAAGATGAAGACCGTTCTGACTATCGCGATCCTGCTGCGGTTCATGGACAGCTTCAACATCTACACCGAGCCGTTCGTGCTGACCGGCGGCGGGCCGGGCAATTCAACCACGTTGCTCTCCATCGACCTGGTAAAAATTGCACTCGGTCAGTTCGACCTCGGTCCTGCAGCCGCCATGTCGCTCATCTACTTTGCCATCACGCTGTTTGTCTCCTGGCTGTTCTACACGCTGATGACACTGAACGATAACAAGAACTGA
- a CDS encoding BlaI/MecI/CopY family transcriptional regulator, protein MRKRKSNEFLTEVELEFMSELWKLGEGSVRDILASLPTDRKLAYTSCATIMRILDEKGFVDSRKEGKTFIYTPRLTKDTYQSRSLRNLSEKLFDGTPASLVARLVDEYELSDDDLEEMRALLDRRRTDDAT, encoded by the coding sequence ATGAGAAAGCGTAAAAGCAACGAGTTTCTGACTGAAGTCGAACTGGAGTTCATGAGCGAACTCTGGAAACTCGGCGAGGGCTCGGTGCGGGATATTCTCGCGTCGCTGCCGACAGACAGAAAACTTGCTTACACGTCCTGTGCGACCATCATGCGGATCCTGGATGAAAAAGGCTTCGTGGACAGCCGGAAAGAAGGCAAAACATTCATCTATACCCCCCGGCTGACCAAGGACACCTACCAGTCCCGTTCCCTGAGAAACCTTTCTGAAAAACTGTTCGACGGTACACCCGCGTCACTCGTTGCGCGGCTTGTCGATGAGTATGAACTCTCAGATGACGACCTGGAGGAAATGAGAGCGTTACTGGACAGGAGGAGGACAGATGACGCTACTTAA
- a CDS encoding carbohydrate ABC transporter permease, which yields MRLKSLVPALYILFLMLPIYWLVAMSFKTTNEILAGFSLFPQTWTFANYIEILTDPTWYWGYINSIIYVTLNTVISVMVALPAAYAFSRYSFVGDKQLFFWLLTNRMAPAAVFALPFFQLYSAVGLFDTHLAVALAHCLFNIPLAVWILEGFMSGVPKELDETAYVDGYSFPRFFVTIFLPAIKSGVGVAAFFCFMFSWVEMLLSKTLTAVEAKPIAAVMTRTASSAGYELGLLAAAGTLTIIPGAIVIYFVRNYIAKGFALGRV from the coding sequence ATGCGTCTGAAAAGCCTGGTTCCCGCGCTCTACATTCTCTTCCTGATGCTGCCGATCTATTGGCTCGTCGCGATGAGTTTCAAGACCACGAACGAAATCCTGGCCGGGTTCTCGCTGTTCCCGCAAACCTGGACGTTTGCCAACTACATCGAGATCCTGACCGACCCGACCTGGTACTGGGGATACATCAACTCCATCATCTACGTGACGCTGAACACCGTCATCTCGGTCATGGTTGCGTTGCCGGCGGCCTATGCCTTTTCAAGGTATTCATTCGTCGGCGACAAGCAGCTTTTCTTCTGGCTCTTGACCAACAGAATGGCGCCTGCCGCCGTGTTCGCCCTGCCGTTCTTCCAGCTTTACTCGGCGGTCGGACTGTTCGACACGCACCTTGCCGTTGCGCTCGCACATTGCCTCTTCAACATCCCGCTGGCCGTGTGGATCCTTGAAGGTTTCATGAGCGGCGTTCCGAAGGAACTGGACGAGACCGCCTATGTGGACGGCTATTCGTTCCCGCGTTTCTTCGTGACCATCTTCCTGCCTGCCATCAAGTCGGGCGTTGGCGTGGCTGCCTTCTTCTGCTTCATGTTCTCATGGGTGGAGATGTTGCTGTCCAAGACGCTGACCGCTGTCGAGGCCAAACCCATTGCCGCCGTTATGACCCGGACCGCCTCCTCCGCGGGCTACGAACTCGGGCTGCTGGCGGCCGCCGGGACCCTGACTATCATTCCCGGCGCCATCGTCATCTATTTCGTACGCAACTACATAGCCAAGGGCTTTGCCCTGGGGAGGGTTTGA
- the kynA gene encoding tryptophan 2,3-dioxygenase, producing MQDDELGAAYNPETEGAQMTFSDRMSYGDYLGLSKILSAQKALSDAPDELLFIIQHQTSELWMKLMLHELHAARDAIANDLLPEAMKLLARVSRIMEQLNSAWDVLRTMTPSDYTRFRDALGQSSGFQSLQYRLIEYVLGNRNLSMTRPHAHDPDGSALLEAELEKPSLYQVVLEFARRQGFEVPVETTSVPASAPHLEVIEIRDLWQAVYQDPTSHWALYEVGEKLVDLEDYFRRWRFNHVTTVERVIGFKRGTGGTGGVSYLKRMLEVELFPELWHVRTVL from the coding sequence ATGCAAGACGACGAATTGGGCGCTGCCTACAATCCGGAAACAGAAGGTGCGCAAATGACCTTCTCCGACAGAATGTCTTACGGCGACTATCTCGGACTTTCAAAGATACTGTCCGCGCAAAAGGCGCTGTCCGACGCACCGGACGAGTTGCTTTTCATCATTCAGCATCAAACGTCCGAATTATGGATGAAACTGATGCTGCACGAGCTTCATGCCGCCCGGGACGCGATTGCAAACGATCTGTTGCCGGAAGCCATGAAATTGCTCGCCAGGGTCAGCCGGATCATGGAGCAGCTCAATTCGGCCTGGGATGTGCTGCGGACGATGACGCCGAGCGACTATACGCGGTTCCGGGATGCGCTTGGCCAGTCGTCCGGGTTTCAGTCTCTACAATACCGGTTGATCGAATACGTGCTTGGTAACCGGAACCTGTCAATGACCAGGCCACACGCGCACGATCCGGACGGCAGTGCCCTTTTGGAAGCGGAGCTTGAGAAACCCAGCCTTTATCAGGTGGTCCTTGAGTTTGCGCGCCGCCAGGGTTTTGAAGTTCCGGTCGAGACGACCTCCGTGCCTGCATCAGCGCCGCATCTTGAAGTGATCGAAATCAGGGATCTCTGGCAGGCCGTTTATCAGGACCCCACCAGCCACTGGGCTCTATATGAAGTGGGTGAAAAGCTCGTCGACCTTGAAGACTATTTCCGCCGCTGGCGGTTCAACCATGTAACGACCGTCGAGCGCGTAATCGGTTTCAAACGCGGCACCGGGGGAACGGGCGGCGTTTCCTATCTGAAACGGATGCTGGAAGTTGAGCTTTTCCCCGAGCTCTGGCACGTCAGAACCGTACTCTGA
- a CDS encoding ABC transporter ATP-binding protein: MAQITLSNLRHSYHPNPTDDADYALKKIDLTWEDGGAYALLGPSGCGKSTLLNIISGLLVPSEGKILFDDQDVTDLPPAKRNIAQVFQFPVIYDTMTVYDNLAFPLRNRGRDEGTVKERVTAIAEMLEVTDMLTTRAANLSPDNKQKISMGRGLVRQDVNVVMFDEPLTVIDPHLKWKLRSKLKELHQRVKATMIYVTHDQTEALTFADQVVVMQDGEIVQIGTPIELFERPAHTFVGHFIGSPGMNVLPCDVRDGGAFFAGEQIRLEGPLESAVAGEAEIGIRPEFVSISANGTGLPATVRKVADVGRHKVVEAIANDRRVHAILEGEAPGAGDQVNLEFKQSQTRLYKDGWLASTPSEGVQ; this comes from the coding sequence ATGGCACAAATCACACTCTCCAACCTGCGTCACAGTTATCATCCAAATCCCACGGATGATGCCGATTACGCGTTGAAAAAAATCGACCTGACGTGGGAAGACGGCGGGGCCTATGCGTTGTTGGGGCCGTCCGGCTGCGGAAAGTCGACGCTCCTCAACATCATTTCCGGACTGTTAGTGCCCTCTGAAGGCAAAATACTGTTTGACGATCAGGACGTGACCGATTTGCCACCTGCAAAGCGCAATATTGCGCAGGTGTTTCAGTTTCCCGTCATCTACGACACCATGACGGTTTACGACAATCTTGCCTTTCCGCTACGCAATCGCGGGCGCGATGAGGGAACCGTCAAGGAGCGTGTGACCGCGATCGCGGAAATGCTCGAGGTCACCGATATGCTGACCACGCGCGCGGCGAACCTGTCCCCGGACAACAAGCAGAAGATTTCCATGGGCCGCGGTCTCGTGCGCCAGGACGTGAATGTGGTCATGTTCGACGAGCCGCTGACGGTGATCGATCCGCATCTGAAGTGGAAGCTTCGTTCAAAGCTCAAGGAACTCCACCAGCGGGTCAAGGCGACGATGATATACGTAACCCACGACCAGACCGAAGCCCTGACATTCGCTGATCAGGTGGTCGTCATGCAGGATGGCGAGATCGTTCAGATCGGAACACCGATCGAACTGTTCGAGCGTCCCGCGCACACCTTCGTCGGCCACTTCATCGGCTCTCCGGGCATGAATGTCCTGCCGTGCGACGTCAGGGACGGCGGAGCGTTTTTCGCAGGTGAGCAAATCCGCCTGGAGGGTCCGCTCGAGAGCGCCGTTGCCGGTGAAGCGGAGATCGGTATCCGGCCCGAATTCGTCTCAATATCTGCCAACGGAACCGGTTTGCCGGCAACGGTGCGCAAGGTTGCCGATGTCGGCCGCCACAAGGTTGTTGAAGCAATTGCCAACGACAGGCGTGTTCACGCAATTCTGGAGGGCGAGGCGCCCGGAGCCGGAGATCAGGTGAACCTTGAATTCAAGCAATCCCAGACACGGCTTTACAAAGACGGCTGGCTGGCAAGCACGCCTTCGGAGGGTGTCCAATGA
- a CDS encoding ABC transporter ATP-binding protein has product MPRLDARSGRGLYYMSLELKNVSKQVQGITHVKDTSLTLHAGHFNVLLGETGSGKTSLIKLMAGLDSLASGQIILNGKDVSKLSAQKRNISLVHQFFVNYPHMSVFDNIASPLKVAGVAKSEIEGRVEEAADLLKLKPYLGRKPHELSGGQQQRTALARAIVKTSDAVFLDEPLANLDYKLREELRDQLPDLFAGRGAVVVYATSEPEEALLLGGQTALMTDGNVVQFGPTSEIYRKPKDLDAAKVFSNPPINVAPVTKRGDTVILTEDIRWQASDAVAALKDGSYTLAIRPNHVMPVETPAHSVRLDGHVQVTELSGSESSAHFDLHGHSWVSLSPGVHPYFVGEVHSFYLDPSHCFFFAPDGELVA; this is encoded by the coding sequence ATGCCTCGCCTGGATGCCCGGTCCGGACGCGGGCTATATTACATGTCTCTTGAACTCAAAAACGTCAGCAAGCAGGTCCAGGGTATTACCCATGTCAAGGACACAAGCCTGACGCTCCATGCCGGCCACTTCAATGTTCTCCTGGGAGAAACAGGTTCGGGCAAAACCTCGCTGATCAAGCTCATGGCCGGTCTCGACAGCCTTGCTTCCGGACAGATCATTCTGAACGGCAAGGACGTTTCCAAACTGTCGGCACAGAAGCGCAACATCAGTCTGGTCCACCAGTTTTTCGTCAACTATCCGCATATGTCGGTGTTTGACAATATCGCCTCACCGCTGAAAGTCGCCGGTGTCGCGAAATCCGAAATCGAAGGCAGGGTTGAGGAGGCCGCGGATCTTCTCAAACTCAAGCCCTACCTCGGCAGGAAGCCGCACGAACTTTCCGGCGGTCAGCAGCAGCGCACCGCACTGGCGCGCGCGATCGTCAAGACGAGCGATGCCGTCTTTCTGGATGAGCCGCTTGCAAACCTCGACTACAAGCTGCGCGAGGAATTGCGCGATCAGTTGCCGGATCTTTTCGCCGGCCGTGGCGCTGTAGTCGTCTATGCCACATCCGAGCCTGAAGAGGCACTTCTTCTGGGTGGGCAAACCGCGCTGATGACCGACGGCAATGTCGTGCAGTTCGGGCCGACTTCGGAAATCTACCGCAAGCCGAAGGACCTGGATGCGGCGAAGGTTTTCTCAAACCCACCGATCAATGTCGCACCGGTCACCAAACGGGGTGATACGGTCATACTGACCGAAGACATCCGGTGGCAGGCCTCTGACGCGGTCGCGGCTCTCAAGGACGGTTCTTATACTTTGGCGATCCGGCCGAACCACGTCATGCCTGTCGAAACGCCTGCACATTCCGTACGCTTGGACGGCCATGTCCAGGTGACCGAGTTGAGCGGCTCGGAGAGCAGCGCTCACTTTGACCTGCACGGCCATTCCTGGGTGTCTCTTTCCCCGGGCGTCCATCCTTACTTCGTCGGCGAAGTCCATAGCTTCTATCTGGACCCGAGCCATTGTTTCTTCTTCGCGCCTGACGGCGAACTGGTGGCTTGA
- a CDS encoding DUF2160 domain-containing protein: MLGWMAWTWPTALLFVGIFSAIGLLTVLEIRYPGGDARRGVLGLTTTRGDRLFITLLGTAYIFLAWLGLMGNPLWWPLALSIGWGVFCFWKV; this comes from the coding sequence ATGCTCGGCTGGATGGCGTGGACCTGGCCGACGGCACTGCTGTTCGTCGGCATATTTTCGGCAATCGGTCTCCTGACCGTGCTTGAAATCAGATACCCCGGCGGCGACGCCCGCCGCGGTGTCCTCGGACTGACAACGACACGGGGCGACCGTCTTTTCATCACGTTGCTCGGAACGGCCTATATCTTCCTGGCCTGGCTAGGGCTGATGGGTAATCCGTTATGGTGGCCGCTGGCTCTGAGCATCGGTTGGGGCGTCTTCTGCTTCTGGAAAGTATAA